The Staphylococcus sp. KG4-3 genome has a window encoding:
- a CDS encoding AEC family transporter: MFIFIILEVILPILLLIVIGAFLQRKFEFKLQNFSTLITYCLMPAAVFINIYHIKIEFQVFSQIIYYVVIYSTSLICFSHITTRLLKLENGEGAALKNSISLMNSGNYGLPVSQFIFSHNPLGVSVQILILVFQNLLTYSYGMYNLLSATSSIKDITTFFLKLPVFHALLLGIFCQIFTLKLPQFMLIPIGHLSDGFGSIALLLLGAQLSKIKIKFFHRVITISLIGRLLVGPIISLLVIYLLNIDGVIAQSLLIASSFPTSRNTSTIAMEYQVEPELHAQIVLFSTLFSMLTVTGVIYLSYVLF, encoded by the coding sequence ATGTTTATTTTTATTATCTTAGAAGTTATATTACCCATTTTACTATTAATAGTTATTGGGGCATTTTTACAAAGAAAATTTGAGTTTAAATTACAGAATTTTTCTACGCTAATTACATATTGCCTAATGCCCGCTGCCGTATTCATAAATATTTACCATATTAAAATTGAATTTCAAGTGTTTTCGCAAATTATATATTATGTAGTAATTTATAGTACAAGTTTAATATGTTTTAGTCATATTACAACAAGGTTATTGAAGTTAGAAAATGGTGAAGGAGCAGCATTAAAAAATAGTATATCTTTAATGAACTCTGGCAATTATGGGTTGCCTGTCAGCCAATTTATATTCAGCCACAATCCATTGGGCGTTTCTGTACAAATTTTGATTTTAGTATTTCAAAATTTACTCACCTATTCATATGGTATGTATAATTTGTTATCAGCCACAAGTTCTATTAAAGATATCACTACTTTTTTTCTTAAACTGCCGGTCTTTCACGCACTTTTACTAGGTATTTTTTGCCAAATATTCACACTTAAATTACCACAATTTATGTTAATACCAATTGGACATCTTTCAGATGGTTTTGGTTCGATAGCGCTACTTTTATTGGGTGCTCAATTATCAAAAATTAAAATTAAATTTTTTCATCGCGTTATAACAATTTCATTAATAGGCAGATTACTTGTAGGCCCTATAATCTCTTTACTTGTTATCTATTTACTCAACATTGATGGTGTTATTGCACAATCATTATTGATTGCTAGCTCATTTCCAACATCTAGAAATACATCTACAATTGCCATGGAGTACCAGGTGGAACCAGAACTTCATGCACAAATCGTTCTTTTTTCAACACTCTTCAGTATGTTAACAGTAACGGGTGTTATCTATTTATCCTATGTTTTATTTTAA
- a CDS encoding pyruvate, water dikinase regulatory protein, which yields MVHATLTQFPDVSQIEIKKFPFIKNEEELINILKSAKARAAVVITTLVNPEFNIVGQQFAKEADIPYVDYMSDLIGIIQQRTNCSPILESGALRKLDENYFRRIEAMEYSVKYDDGKHFTNIGEADALIVGVSRTSKTPLSMYLANKGYKIANIPLVPEVDIPDEVFRHKNLKVFGLTASPNYILNIRNERVKVLGLHGPTNYNSIERIREELIYAEEIFEKLNATVINTEYKSIEESAFYIEKFL from the coding sequence ATGGTACACGCAACGTTAACTCAATTTCCTGATGTATCACAAATTGAAATAAAAAAGTTTCCTTTTATAAAAAATGAAGAAGAACTGATTAATATATTAAAAAGTGCTAAAGCCCGTGCAGCAGTTGTGATAACAACATTAGTGAATCCTGAATTTAATATTGTTGGTCAGCAATTTGCAAAAGAAGCGGATATTCCATATGTTGATTATATGTCTGACTTGATTGGTATTATTCAGCAACGTACAAATTGTTCGCCTATTTTAGAAAGCGGAGCCTTACGTAAATTAGATGAAAATTATTTTAGAAGAATAGAAGCTATGGAATACTCTGTTAAATATGATGATGGTAAACATTTCACTAACATAGGGGAAGCGGATGCACTAATTGTTGGTGTTTCAAGAACATCTAAGACACCACTTAGTATGTATTTAGCGAATAAAGGTTACAAAATTGCAAATATACCATTGGTACCAGAAGTAGATATACCTGATGAAGTTTTTAGGCATAAGAATTTAAAAGTGTTTGGTTTAACTGCAAGCCCTAACTACATTTTGAATATACGTAATGAACGTGTGAAAGTATTGGGGCTACACGGTCCAACAAACTATAACAGTATTGAGAGAATCAGAGAAGAATTGATCTATGCTGAAGAGATTTTTGAAAAGTTAAATGCAACAGTCATTAATACAGAATACAAATCAATTGAAGAATCAGCGTTTTATATAGAAAAGTTTTTATGA
- a CDS encoding 2-keto-3-deoxygluconate permease, which yields MRIKDTIEKIPGGLMVVPLLLGAAINTIDQLHLSFIMNILKRLGAPKTEQGHYEMLQIGGFSQELFKDSALVLIALFIFCVGSQMNLKIGGKALKKGVLLTSTKYFSGLAVGLLLGAIFDPWTGLFGLSTIAIIAAMTNSNSGMYAALTSAYGNRSDIGGLSILAINDGPLLTLISLGFIGTTFPVISFISVLLPLGIGMLLGNLDPKISEFLRPGETILIPFFAFSLGAGMNLAEFFNFSVLSGGLTLALLTFICTAITGIATFKLFKEKSVIAPISEASTAGNAVSTPAAVVAAASTALANGNLTQSEYAMIEKIAPVATAQISISAITTAILCPIAVIMVDKYQKNKGIYGRKEYFKRTNEPFFKLKQINKLRFYESVLNKKEE from the coding sequence ATGAGAATCAAAGATACGATTGAAAAAATACCAGGGGGATTGATGGTTGTGCCCTTACTTTTGGGTGCTGCAATTAATACGATTGATCAACTACATTTAAGTTTTATAATGAATATATTAAAACGACTCGGTGCACCAAAGACTGAGCAAGGGCATTATGAAATGCTCCAAATTGGCGGGTTCTCACAGGAACTATTTAAAGATAGTGCATTAGTATTAATTGCACTTTTCATATTTTGTGTTGGAAGCCAAATGAATTTGAAAATCGGTGGAAAGGCTTTAAAGAAAGGAGTTTTATTAACATCTACTAAATATTTTTCAGGGTTAGCAGTTGGTTTACTACTCGGAGCTATTTTTGACCCGTGGACAGGATTATTTGGCTTATCTACAATTGCTATTATTGCTGCAATGACAAATAGTAATAGTGGTATGTATGCTGCATTAACAAGCGCCTATGGAAATCGTTCAGATATCGGTGGACTATCTATATTAGCAATTAATGATGGACCTTTACTCACCCTAATTTCATTAGGTTTTATTGGCACTACTTTTCCAGTCATATCCTTCATATCAGTACTTCTTCCGTTAGGTATTGGCATGCTATTAGGTAACTTAGATCCTAAAATTTCAGAATTTCTACGTCCAGGAGAAACAATACTAATTCCGTTCTTCGCTTTCTCATTAGGTGCTGGTATGAATTTAGCTGAATTCTTTAATTTCTCTGTATTATCAGGTGGGCTAACTTTAGCTTTACTAACATTTATATGTACCGCTATTACTGGTATAGCTACATTTAAATTATTTAAAGAAAAAAGTGTTATCGCTCCTATTTCTGAAGCTTCCACTGCTGGGAATGCTGTATCTACTCCAGCTGCAGTAGTTGCGGCTGCTTCTACCGCCCTAGCAAACGGTAATTTAACTCAAAGTGAGTATGCAATGATAGAAAAAATAGCGCCTGTGGCAACGGCGCAAATATCAATATCTGCTATTACTACAGCTATTTTATGTCCAATAGCAGTTATAATGGTTGATAAATACCAGAAAAACAAGGGTATATATGGAAGAAAAGAATATTTTAAACGCACAAACGAACCATTTTTCAAACTAAAACAAATAAATAAACTACGCTTTTATGAAAGCGTTTTAAATAAAAAGGAGGAGTAA
- a CDS encoding helix-turn-helix domain-containing protein: MYNIQNIVAKNIADHRRKHQLSLEKVANVTGVSKNMLSQIEKGNSNPTITTLWKIANGLHLSLSQLTSLNNDEVDFIDESDIIPIIDDKVSIYPYFPYDDNKKFEMFKMVIEPDGKMNSAPHHVGSEEYIIVNEGVLEIEVDSTIYTINHHQAFRFNSDVSHSYHNHGNVTVVFTSTMYYQ; this comes from the coding sequence TTGTATAATATTCAGAATATAGTAGCGAAAAACATTGCTGATCATCGTAGGAAGCATCAACTTAGCTTAGAGAAAGTTGCAAATGTTACTGGTGTCAGCAAAAACATGTTAAGTCAAATTGAAAAAGGAAATTCAAATCCTACCATTACAACACTTTGGAAAATTGCCAACGGACTTCATCTTTCTTTATCACAATTAACATCATTAAATAACGATGAAGTAGATTTTATAGATGAATCTGATATCATTCCAATCATTGACGATAAAGTCTCTATTTACCCATATTTTCCGTATGATGATAATAAGAAATTTGAAATGTTTAAAATGGTAATAGAACCAGATGGAAAAATGAATTCAGCGCCTCACCATGTTGGTTCTGAAGAATATATCATTGTAAACGAGGGTGTCCTTGAAATAGAAGTTGATTCCACAATTTACACAATCAATCATCATCAAGCTTTTCGTTTTAACAGTGATGTGTCGCATAGTTATCATAATCATGGAAATGTCACTGTTGTTTTCACTTCAACTATGTATTATCAATAA
- a CDS encoding MFS transporter, giving the protein MENYRKIKPFNWLLFIGILLVGANLRAPITSIGVALPDIKADLALSNSAVSIVTVVPLLAFAVISLFAARTSNRLGLEKTIFLALCLIFIGIIVRSVTGISWLYIGTVLIGIGIGFGNVLAPAVIKAKFPLHIGIMTGYYTVVMNVFGGLSSYGTAPLVKAFNYNIAISVIGIVTLLTIILWSFQLKGRQEMTTAISRESINVWKSPLSWQITILMGGQSLIFYALINWMPAYLAQSGMSISEAGAYLSVLQISIIPFTFITPIFATKMKSQFLLTFITGLCFIVGVVIMIFIPHLAIISTILIGIAGGIAFGLVNTFFSLRTEHSQTAAKLSGMAQSIGYLFAAIGPFLFGVLHDITGEWLASLTILLITSCIITLFGSQAGRNRTIEETLQK; this is encoded by the coding sequence ATGGAAAATTATAGAAAAATAAAACCATTTAATTGGTTATTATTTATAGGTATTTTATTAGTTGGCGCAAATTTACGAGCGCCTATAACTTCTATAGGTGTGGCGCTACCAGATATAAAAGCAGATTTAGCATTATCTAATAGTGCTGTTAGTATAGTTACAGTAGTACCCTTATTAGCCTTTGCAGTAATTTCATTATTTGCTGCTAGAACAAGTAATAGGTTAGGACTTGAGAAAACGATTTTCCTAGCTTTATGTTTAATATTTATAGGTATTATTGTCAGGTCAGTGACGGGTATTTCATGGTTGTACATAGGTACTGTATTGATCGGTATAGGCATTGGTTTTGGTAATGTACTTGCACCTGCAGTCATTAAAGCGAAGTTCCCACTACATATAGGTATTATGACTGGGTATTACACCGTTGTTATGAACGTCTTTGGTGGACTATCTTCATATGGAACAGCACCATTAGTAAAAGCTTTTAACTATAACATTGCAATAAGTGTGATTGGCATAGTAACACTTTTGACAATTATTTTATGGTCATTCCAATTAAAAGGCAGACAAGAGATGACGACTGCTATATCTCGAGAAAGTATTAATGTTTGGAAATCTCCGTTATCATGGCAGATTACTATATTAATGGGAGGACAGTCGCTTATCTTTTACGCGCTTATAAACTGGATGCCAGCATATCTTGCACAAAGTGGCATGTCAATCAGTGAAGCAGGCGCTTATCTATCAGTACTTCAAATTTCAATTATTCCATTCACATTTATTACGCCTATTTTTGCTACAAAAATGAAATCTCAATTTTTATTAACCTTTATTACTGGTCTATGTTTTATAGTAGGTGTTGTAATTATGATATTTATTCCTCATTTAGCAATTATATCAACAATTCTTATTGGTATAGCTGGCGGCATTGCATTTGGTTTAGTTAACACTTTCTTTAGTTTGAGAACAGAGCATAGTCAAACAGCTGCTAAATTGTCAGGCATGGCTCAATCTATCGGTTATTTATTTGCTGCGATTGGTCCATTCCTATTTGGTGTTTTACATGATATTACTGGTGAATGGTTAGCTTCATTAACTATTTTATTAATAACATCTTGTATTATCACGCTATTTGGTTCTCAAGCTGGTCGTAATCGTACTATTGAAGAAACACTTCAGAAATAG
- the ppdK gene encoding pyruvate, phosphate dikinase, which translates to MTKYIYAFDEGQKSMKDLLGGKGANLAEMKRLGLPVPDGFTLTTEACIKYLEQGSKLSDALMEQLNTQLTAFYERTKKSFSSDSSLLLVSVRSGAKISMPGMMDTILNLGLNDDNVKKLAEKTEDARFAYDCYRRLLQMFGEVVYGIPMASFDTYFNQYKEKHGYQNDADIPAEGLQEICEHFKEVYVEEVYKPFPQVPIDQLTEAIEAVFKSWDNDRARIYRELNEIPHDIGTAVNIQEMVFGNSGERSGTGVAFTRNPVTGESKLFGEYLLNAQGEDVVAGIRTPKDIDSLREQMPHVHQQFVDVSKRLETHYKDMQDIEFTIENGQLYLLQTRNGKRTANAAIHIAVDLVEEGIITKEEAVMNVEVKSIDQLLHPNFDEQSLKQATTISKIGLPASPGAASGKIVFSAESAKEQAEKGNKVILMRPETSPEDIEGMIASEAIVTTHGGMTSHAAVVARGMGKCCVTGCSDIEINVIDKVVNYSGGTLYEGDVISVDGAKGDIYYGEVSTMKAERSEAFEQFMSWSEDIARLQVRMNAETPQDIQTGYQFNAKGIGLVRTEHMFFGPERLVEMRRFILSDTQDKRIAALNKIQQYQMTDFEEILKLSGQRPTIIRLLDPPLHEFLPSSMEEKNNVAQQLNVSVKELEQYIESLDEVNPMLGHRGCRLAITYPELYIMQAEAIVKSALRLKAQGIECQPEIMIPLVSTVAEFTILRAKIVEKIEQLQQEAGETIQYLIGTMIETPRACLIAGELAKVCDFFSFGTNDLTQLTFGFSRDDAGKFIGSYSEQGVLENDPFQTLDQDGVGQLVKMATQQAKSVNPSIKIGVCGELGGDDKSIHYFNQIDIDYVSCSPFRVPGALLSTAQSEVKGGRLRV; encoded by the coding sequence ATGACGAAATATATTTATGCATTTGATGAAGGACAAAAATCGATGAAAGATTTACTAGGAGGTAAAGGTGCTAATTTGGCAGAGATGAAGCGCTTAGGTTTACCGGTACCTGATGGTTTTACGTTAACAACAGAAGCTTGTATAAAATATTTAGAGCAAGGGTCTAAGCTTTCAGATGCGCTTATGGAGCAATTAAATACACAATTAACAGCCTTTTATGAACGTACAAAAAAATCATTTTCTTCAGACTCATCTTTATTGCTGGTTTCAGTACGAAGCGGAGCTAAAATATCTATGCCAGGGATGATGGACACAATTTTAAATTTAGGTTTAAACGATGACAATGTTAAAAAGTTAGCTGAAAAGACTGAAGACGCTCGTTTTGCTTATGATTGTTATCGCCGACTATTACAAATGTTTGGCGAAGTCGTATACGGTATTCCTATGGCATCATTTGATACATATTTCAATCAATATAAAGAAAAGCATGGTTATCAAAATGATGCAGATATTCCAGCTGAAGGACTACAAGAAATTTGCGAACATTTTAAAGAAGTATATGTTGAAGAAGTTTATAAGCCATTTCCACAAGTACCTATTGACCAATTAACTGAAGCTATTGAAGCAGTGTTTAAATCATGGGACAACGACCGTGCTCGTATATATCGTGAATTAAATGAAATACCACATGATATCGGTACTGCTGTAAATATCCAAGAAATGGTATTTGGTAACAGCGGGGAACGCAGTGGTACAGGAGTTGCCTTTACACGCAATCCAGTTACAGGAGAGTCTAAACTATTTGGAGAGTATTTATTAAATGCGCAAGGTGAAGACGTAGTGGCAGGTATCCGTACTCCTAAAGATATTGATTCATTGAGAGAGCAAATGCCGCATGTACATCAACAATTTGTGGATGTTTCCAAACGTCTTGAAACGCATTATAAAGACATGCAAGATATTGAGTTTACGATTGAAAATGGACAATTATATTTACTGCAAACGAGAAATGGTAAGCGTACTGCTAATGCGGCCATACACATAGCAGTTGATTTAGTTGAGGAGGGTATTATAACTAAAGAAGAAGCAGTGATGAATGTTGAAGTAAAATCTATCGATCAGTTATTACATCCTAATTTTGATGAGCAATCACTTAAACAAGCAACTACAATTTCTAAAATTGGATTGCCAGCAAGTCCGGGAGCAGCAAGTGGTAAGATTGTATTTTCGGCAGAAAGTGCGAAAGAACAAGCAGAAAAAGGCAATAAAGTTATTTTAATGCGACCAGAAACTTCTCCAGAAGACATCGAAGGAATGATTGCAAGTGAAGCAATCGTCACAACGCATGGTGGTATGACTTCCCATGCAGCCGTTGTAGCACGTGGTATGGGTAAATGTTGCGTTACAGGATGTTCTGATATCGAAATTAATGTCATAGATAAAGTAGTTAATTATTCAGGAGGCACGTTGTACGAAGGAGATGTTATTTCCGTAGATGGAGCTAAAGGCGATATTTATTATGGCGAAGTGTCGACTATGAAAGCAGAGCGCAGTGAAGCGTTTGAACAGTTTATGTCATGGTCAGAAGATATAGCGAGATTACAGGTTAGAATGAATGCGGAAACGCCTCAAGATATTCAAACTGGTTATCAGTTTAATGCTAAGGGAATAGGTCTCGTTCGCACAGAGCACATGTTCTTTGGCCCTGAACGTTTGGTTGAAATGCGTCGCTTTATCTTATCAGATACTCAAGATAAACGTATTGCTGCTTTAAATAAAATTCAGCAATATCAAATGACTGATTTTGAAGAAATATTAAAGTTATCTGGTCAAAGACCAACGATTATTAGGTTGTTAGATCCACCACTTCACGAATTTTTACCAAGTTCGATGGAAGAAAAAAATAATGTAGCTCAACAGTTGAATGTGTCTGTAAAAGAATTAGAACAATACATTGAGAGTTTAGACGAAGTAAATCCAATGTTGGGGCATAGAGGGTGTCGTCTTGCTATTACGTATCCAGAATTATATATTATGCAAGCTGAAGCTATAGTGAAAAGTGCGTTACGTTTGAAAGCACAAGGTATTGAGTGTCAACCAGAAATCATGATTCCTTTAGTTTCTACAGTGGCTGAGTTTACAATTTTAAGAGCTAAAATCGTTGAAAAGATAGAACAATTGCAACAAGAGGCTGGGGAAACAATACAATATCTAATTGGAACAATGATTGAAACACCAAGGGCTTGTCTAATTGCCGGTGAATTAGCGAAAGTATGTGATTTCTTTAGCTTTGGTACTAACGATTTGACACAATTAACTTTTGGATTCTCTAGAGATGATGCTGGTAAATTTATTGGTTCATATTCAGAACAAGGTGTTTTAGAAAATGACCCATTCCAAACATTAGATCAGGATGGTGTTGGTCAACTTGTCAAAATGGCTACGCAACAAGCTAAATCTGTTAACCCGTCTATTAAAATAGGTGTCTGTGGCGAGTTAGGTGGAGACGATAAATCTATCCATTACTTTAATCAAATAGATATTGACTATGTTTCATGTTCACCATTTAGAGTTCCTGGCGCATTGTTATCGACTGCACAAAGTGAGGTTAAAGGTGGTCGATTACGTGTTTAA
- a CDS encoding glycerate kinase: MKIILAPDSFKGSMTATEITSYMSQSILETYPHAEVHALPVGDGGEGTMEALVNATNGKFETVSVTGPLGNQVTAQYGVLDDNKTCVIEMAEASGLKHVPEAKLNPMITTTYGTGELIQDALNKGYKKFILAIGGSATNDAGAGMLQALGARLVNKDLNDIPFGGAALKHIHHIDLKNFDGRIQHCNFVIATDVQNPLIGQDGASHVFGKQKGASSSEITLLEQNLTNWANIVESTQHIRLHELAGAGAAGGLGGAFKAFFPSKFDDGIKVVINLIHLENYLQDADLVITGEGKIDFQTFYGKTPIGIAKCAQKFNVPVIFIGGTVDVDVDMFKDVGVVSAFSLTDGPMSLAHTIANSEKLIKKATKNIVKTFFHN, encoded by the coding sequence TTGAAAATTATCTTAGCGCCTGATTCATTCAAGGGTAGTATGACGGCTACTGAAATCACATCCTATATGTCTCAAAGTATTTTAGAAACTTACCCTCATGCCGAGGTTCATGCTTTACCTGTTGGTGACGGTGGCGAAGGAACCATGGAGGCACTAGTAAATGCAACCAACGGCAAATTTGAAACTGTTTCTGTTACTGGACCATTAGGTAATCAAGTTACTGCTCAATACGGCGTGTTAGATGATAATAAAACTTGTGTCATCGAAATGGCAGAAGCATCAGGATTGAAGCATGTACCAGAAGCAAAACTAAACCCAATGATTACAACAACTTACGGCACTGGAGAGTTAATACAAGATGCACTAAATAAAGGTTATAAAAAATTCATTCTAGCAATAGGTGGTTCAGCAACAAATGATGCCGGCGCTGGTATGTTACAGGCATTAGGTGCAAGATTAGTTAATAAAGACCTTAATGATATACCTTTTGGCGGTGCTGCACTAAAACATATCCATCACATTGACTTAAAAAACTTCGACGGTCGAATTCAACATTGCAACTTTGTAATTGCAACAGACGTTCAAAATCCATTAATTGGACAAGATGGCGCATCACATGTCTTTGGAAAACAAAAAGGAGCATCATCTTCAGAAATAACATTACTAGAGCAAAACCTTACAAATTGGGCAAACATTGTCGAATCCACACAACATATACGTCTACATGAATTAGCAGGTGCCGGGGCTGCTGGTGGACTAGGAGGTGCTTTTAAAGCATTTTTCCCTAGTAAATTTGATGATGGTATTAAAGTCGTTATAAATCTTATACATCTCGAAAATTATTTACAGGATGCAGATTTAGTAATTACTGGCGAAGGTAAAATTGATTTCCAAACTTTTTATGGTAAAACGCCAATTGGTATTGCCAAATGCGCCCAAAAGTTCAATGTACCTGTCATCTTTATTGGAGGGACTGTCGATGTAGATGTTGATATGTTTAAAGATGTTGGTGTAGTAAGTGCTTTTAGTTTAACCGATGGACCTATGTCACTTGCACATACGATTGCTAATTCGGAAAAATTAATAAAAAAAGCAACTAAGAATATCGTAAAAACATTTTTCCATAATTAA
- a CDS encoding sugar diacid recognition domain-containing protein, whose product MEILTEEVATLIVEETAKRTKSNINIMNFNGKIIASFDKSRIGSIHEGACKVLACEQMVILTKKDCEKLKGTQPGINLPIIFQDEIVGVIGITGDPKALLYVADLVKMSTELLLYQNYFTYELEGHIRSQELFIEELLKSNPSNSFIQYLTKQLNTNLLAYRKCIIINLEKQIFSRNSIVRTLTSKIDQTTFTLAFTNHNRIVILASDASKKALEEKIVRIYHAFKSLKLEVTMASSLLFSSLNDFKKAYEECDLVFMLNEQTQTLMSFEDVEEKTLLYQIESGIRERYKQRILSDLDSQSIETLKSFFKNDLNIAKTAKYLYIHRNTLLYRLEKCETRTGLNPKKYSDAIKLQIALWC is encoded by the coding sequence ATGGAGATATTAACAGAGGAAGTAGCAACGCTTATTGTGGAAGAAACTGCAAAAAGAACAAAAAGTAATATTAATATAATGAATTTTAACGGTAAGATTATAGCATCATTTGACAAAAGTAGGATTGGTAGTATACACGAGGGCGCTTGTAAAGTATTGGCGTGCGAGCAGATGGTTATATTGACTAAAAAAGATTGCGAGAAACTTAAAGGGACGCAACCGGGTATTAATTTACCCATTATATTTCAAGATGAAATTGTTGGTGTAATTGGTATTACAGGTGATCCCAAAGCATTGCTATACGTAGCAGATTTAGTGAAAATGTCGACCGAATTATTGTTATATCAAAATTATTTTACGTATGAACTAGAAGGACATATACGTAGCCAAGAATTATTCATTGAAGAACTGTTGAAAAGTAATCCCTCTAATTCATTTATACAATATTTAACGAAGCAACTTAACACAAATTTATTAGCTTATAGAAAATGTATTATTATTAATTTAGAGAAGCAAATATTCTCAAGAAATAGCATTGTTCGTACGTTAACTAGTAAAATCGATCAAACTACTTTTACATTAGCTTTTACTAATCATAATCGTATCGTTATACTGGCTTCTGATGCCTCGAAAAAGGCTTTGGAAGAAAAAATAGTGAGAATTTATCATGCTTTTAAATCATTGAAGTTAGAAGTAACAATGGCTTCGAGTTTACTTTTTTCGAGTTTGAATGATTTCAAAAAGGCTTATGAAGAGTGTGACCTTGTATTTATGTTGAATGAACAAACTCAAACATTGATGTCCTTTGAAGATGTAGAAGAGAAAACATTACTTTATCAAATAGAGAGCGGAATAAGAGAAAGATATAAGCAAAGAATTTTAAGTGATCTAGATTCACAAAGTATAGAAACTTTAAAAAGTTTCTTCAAAAATGATTTGAATATTGCTAAAACTGCAAAATATCTCTATATTCATCGTAATACGTTACTTTATCGATTAGAAAAATGCGAAACACGTACAGGATTGAATCCAAAGAAATATTCAGATGCGATTAAACTACAAATAGCTTTATGGTGTTAA
- a CDS encoding helix-turn-helix transcriptional regulator: MNKVKHYRNAKHMSQLTLSRTVEVSRQTINMIENNKYNPSLNLCINIAKALDVTLNDLFWEENSYE; this comes from the coding sequence ATGAATAAAGTTAAGCATTATCGAAACGCTAAGCATATGTCTCAACTTACACTTTCAAGAACAGTTGAAGTATCAAGGCAAACAATCAATATGATTGAAAATAATAAATATAATCCATCATTGAATTTATGTATTAATATAGCGAAAGCTTTAGATGTTACACTCAATGATTTATTTTGGGAGGAGAATTCTTATGAATAG